CGAGCTGCCCCGCCAGCCGTTCCGCCCGCACCACGATCTCGCCGCTGCCGGCGCCAAGTTCGTTGGGCCGCTCATCAGGTCGCGCGGTCTCGGCCGGCGGATCCTGCGGCGGCGATTGCGGCTGGGCCCACGCGGGCGATGCTGCCAGCGCGGCCAGACAGGCGCCAGCACACAGGCGGGTTCGGATGGTCGATCTGGACGTCATGGAACCCTATTGATCGCGAAGGGGAGAGGAACAAGGACTTGAATTGTACCGAATTGCACCGATCTATACGGGACCGGCTGCTGTTGGGATGAACAGCCAGGCCGAATCGGTGCGTTGGAGCGTTAACGCACGAGGCTTCCCTTTTGTTCTCGCCATCGCTAAATGCCGCGCGGTGATCGGCGGGCGTTGTGTCCGCTGCAACAGGAATCAGGAATTACATGGCCAAAGAAGAACTCCTCGAAATGCGCGGGCGCGTCGTCGAGCTGCTGCCCAATGCGATGTTCCGGGTTGAGCTTGACAACGGCCATGAAGTGCTGGGCCACACCGCGGGCAAGATGCGCAAGAACCGCATCCGCGTGCTGGTGGGCGACGAGGTGCAGTGCGAACTGACGCCTTACGATCTCACCAAGGCGCGCATTACCTATCGCTTCATGCCGGGTCGCGGCGGTCCGCCAGGATCCTGAGCATTTCCTCGCTGCGCCGATGAGCGCACCTCACCTCACCCTCGCATCCGCTTCGCCGCGTCGGCGTGAACTGCTCGCACGGCTCGGGATCGAACCCGATGCGGTCGAGCCCGCCGATATCGACGAATCCCCGCTCAAGGGCGAGCGCCCGCGCGACTACGCGCTGCGGATGGGTCTGGAAAAGGCCGCTGCAGCGGATGCTCGGGGATTCGTGCTGGCGGGCGACACCGTGGTCGCCGCCGGGCGCCGCATCCTGCCCAAGACGGAAAGCGCGGAGGAGGCGCGGCGGTGTCTCGAACTGCTTTCGGGGCGGCGGCACACTGTCTTTTCCAGCGTGGTGCTGCGCGCGCCAGACGGGACCGCGCGTTCGCGCCTCCAGGAAAGCACGGTGCGGTTCAAATCGCTCTCGAACGAGGAAATTGACGCCTATCTCGATGGTGGCGAATGGCGCGGCAAGGCCGGTGGCTACGCGATCCAGGGCAGCGCCGAAGGCCTGGTCCAGTGGATCAAGGGCAGCCATTCAGGCATCATGGGCCTGCCGCTCTACGAGACACGTGCGCTGCTGAAAGCGGCGGGTTTCGCCCTTGGCTGAGTGGCTCATCGAGGAAGGAATCGGCGAACGGCGCGCGCTGCTGGCTGAAGGCGATCGGGTTCTCGCCGCGAAACTGTGCTGGCCGGGCGAATTGCTGGCAGGCACCCGCCATGCGGCGCGGCTGATTTCGAAGCCCACCGGCGCCCGGCGCGGCATCGCCGCCCTCGAAAACGGCATGGAAGTGCTGGTCGATCACCTGCCGGCGGACCTGACCGAAGGCAGCGCCTTCGAATTGCGCGTTTCGCGCGCAGTGATCGCGGAGCGCGGGCGCTTCAAGCAGGCGCAGGGGCGCTATGTCCCCGCAGCCGAGGCAAAACCATCCCCCGATGCTGTGCCCTTTGCACCGGGCGCGACCGCGAAACAGTTTCCGGCCGGCTGGTGGGAAGAAATCTGGCATGCCGCATCCAGTGGAACCATGGCCTTCGCGGGTGGCGAAATCCTGTGCAGCGTCACTCCCGCCATGACCGTGATCGACATCGATGGCGACCTGCCACCGCGCGAACTCGCGATCTCGGCGATGCCGGCTGTCGGGCAAGCCCTGCGCCAATTCGGGATCGGCGGGAATATCGGCATCGATTTCCCCACCATCCAATCCAGATCGGAGCGCCAGACGGTTGACAAGGCGCTCGCCGAAGAACTTCGCGGCTGGCCGCACGAGCGCACCGCGATGAACGGCTTCGGTTTTGTCCAGCTCGTCGCCCAGCTCGATGGGCCTTCGCTGCTGCACCGCTTCGCCAGTTCGCGCACGGGGATGTGCGCCCGCCATGCCTTGCGCGTGGCCGAACGCGCCGAAGGCACCGGGCCGATCCTGCTGCTCACCGTCCACCCCGCGCTCAAGTCCAGGCTCAAGCCCGAATGGCTCGATGAACTCGCCCGCCGCACCGGGCGGCAGGTGCGGATCGAAACCGATCCCGGACTTGCACTCGAAGCGCCCAGCGCCCAGATTCTCTCCGCATGACTTCGCCAGCTTCCAAACCCTGCCCGATCTGCAGAAGGCCCCGGACCGAGGATTTCAGCCCGTTCTGCTCGCAGCGGTGCAAGGATCGCGATCTCGCGCGATGGTTCGGCGATGGCTATGCCGTGCCGGGTCGTCCGGCGAGCCCGGACGAAATCGCGAGCTCGGATTGGGGCGAGCAGGATTAGGGCTGGCGGGACTGATTTGCTCTTGCCAAGCGCCGCCCCGTTCGCCATAGGCGCGCTCTCATTCGCTCGCCGACACGCATGTCGCTGTCGCCGCGGAGTAGCACGCCCAAGTAGCTCAGTTGGTAGAGCATACGACTGAAAATCGTAGTGTCGGTGGTTCGATCCCGCCCTTGGGCACCACTCCCTTTCGCGAATAGACCCTGGGGGAAACGCTAGCATGTCCCGTCGTCGCCAAATCTACGAAGGCAAGGCCAAGATCCTTTACGAGGGTCCCGAGCCCGGCACGCTGATCCAGTATTTCAAGGATGACGCCACCGCCTTCAACGCCCAGAAGAAGGGCACGATCAACGGCAAGGGCGTGATCAACAATCGCATCAGCGAACATGTGTTCACGCGCTTGGCGCACATCGGCATTCCGACGCACTTCATCCGCCGGCTCAACATGCGCGAGCAACTGGTGCGACAGGTCGAGATCATCCCGATCGAAGTGGTGGTGCGCAATGTCGCCGCCGGATCGATCAGCAAGCGGCTCGGCATCGAGGAAGGCGAACCGCTGCCCCACACGCTGATCGAATATTACTACAAGGACGATGCCTTGGGCGATCCGCTGGTTGCCGAGGAACATATCGCCTGCTTCCAGTGGGCGAGCCACGAGGAAATGCACGACATTTCCTCGATGGCGATCCGCATCAACGATTTCCTGTGCGGGATGTTCGCCGCGATCGATATCCGGCTGGTGGATTTCAAGCTCGAATTCGGACGACTCTACGATGGCGATTACAGCCGCGTAATCCTCGCCGACGAGATCAGCCCGGATGGCTGCCGGTTGTGGGACATGACCTCGGGCGAAAAGCTCGACAAGGACCGCTTCCGCCGCGATCTCGGCGGCGAAGAGGAGGCCTATCGCGAAGTCGCGCGGCGCCTCGGCCTGCTGCAGAAGGAGGATAGCGGCCCCGGCGAAGTGCTCGACCTGTCGAGCCACCGCTCACGCCTGCGCGGCGGACCGCCACCGAAGAAGTAACCCGGACGGCGTCAACACGGCCGGCTTTGTCGCCCGCATTCCCGATTTTTCGGGGTTTCGCACGCAATTTTCACCTGACACCCAGCATTCCTTCTCTAAGCTACTCGGCTTCAGGGGATGAAGAGGTCTTGCCCGAACACATGAAATCGACTGCACGCGCATTCGCTGCGGGGCTGCTGCTGGCCCTGCCCCATCTGGCCTTCGGCACACCGCTCGCGGCGCAGGAAACCGCCGATACGGTTGCGGCGGACGCGCCCGCCGAGCCGGTGTGGCCGTTCGAGGTCAGCGATGTCGAGGTCGATCGCGGTTACGTGTTCGGACGGCTCGACAATGGCATGCGCTATATCCTGCGCGAGAATGCCACGCCCGAGGGCACCGCGCTGGTGCGGATGCGGATCGATTCGGGTTCGCTCGACGAGACCGAGAGCGAACGCGGCCTGTCGCATTATCTTGAACACATGGCCTTCAACGGGTCCAGCGGCATTCCCGAAGGCGAAATGATCAAGCTGCTCGAACGCGAAGGGCTGGCGTTCGGGGCCGATACCAACGCGTCGACCGGGTTCGACGCGATAACCTACAAGCTCAACCTGCCGCGCAACGACGAAGCCTTGCTGGACACTGCGCTGATGCTGATGCGGGAGACCGCGAGCGAGCTCACCATCGCCGAGGACGCGGTCGAGCGCGAGCGCGGCGTGATCCTTGCCGAACGCCGCGACCGGCGCAATTTCGCACAGCGCGCGCGCGAGGACAGCTTCGCCTTCACCTCTCCCGATGCGCGCTACCCAGACCGGCTGCCGATCGGGACGCTCGACGTGCTCGAAAGCGCCGGAGCGGCCGAGTTGCGCGCGCTGTACCGACGCACCTACACCCCGGCGAACACGGTGCTGGTGGTGGTCGGGGATTTTCCGACCGCGCTGGTCGAAGCGAAAATCCGCGAACGATTCGGCGATTGGCAGGGCGGCCCGGCCCCCGCCGACCCCGTAACCGGCCCGATCGATATCGATCGCCAGGGGCTGACCGACATCTACCTCGACCCGGCGCTGTCCGAAAACGTCTCGATCTCGCGCTTCTCGCCGTGGCGCGACGAGCCCGACACGCTCGCCAATCGCGATGTTCAGGCGCTGCGCGGGATCGGCTACGCGATCGTCAACCGCCGCCTCGCCCGGCTCGCGCGCGGCGAAGATGCGCCGTTTCGCGGTGCCAGCTACGGCACTGGCGACGTCTTTGAAGACGCGCGGGTCACCGGCATTTCGATTTCGACGCCCGATGGCGAGTGGATGAAGGGCATGCTCGCCGCGGTGCGCGAGGTGAACGAGGCGCTGACTCACGGCTTCACCCAGGCCGAGATCGATGAGCAGCTCGCGAATTATCGCACGGCGCTCGAAAATGCGGTCAAGGCTGCGGATACTCGCGCCAATGCCGCCTATGTCGGCGAGGCGTTGAGCCTGGTGGCGAACGAACGCATCCCGACCGATCCCGCATTCCGGCTCGCCAATTTCGAGCGCCTCGCGGGGCTGGTCACACCGGAGAGCGTCCACCGTGCGCTGCGCGATCATGCTGCGCCACTGGGCAACCCGCTGATCCGGTTCCAGGGGCGCACCGCGCCGGAAGGCGGCGAGGAGGCGTTGCGCGCCGCTTTTGACGAAGCGATGGCGCTTCCGATCGCCGCCCCGGTCGATAACGGTCCGCTCGAATTCGCCTATTCCGATTTCGGCGTACCGGGCGAGATTGTTTCCGACACGGTCAACGAGCGGCTCGGCATTCGCATGCTGCGGTTCGCCAACGGCGTGCGGCTCAACCTCAAGCCGACCGAGATTCGCGAAGATCGCATCAGCTGGCGCATGTCGATCGATGGCGGCACCTTGCTCAACACCAGCGAGGACCCGCTCAAGACCGCGATGGTCGGCGCGCTCGGCAATGGCGGACTGGGGCGGCACAGCGTCGACGAATTGCAGACCGTGCTCGCCGGACGCAGCGTGGGCGTTCGGGTCGGCAGCAGCGCCGAATTCTTCACCTTCAGCGGCACCACCACCCCGCGCGATCTCGATCTGCAGATGCAGCTGCTCACCGCCTCGCTGACCGATCCGGGCTACCGCCGCGAAGGGGAGGAACGCTATCGCCGCAACATCGCTAATTTCTTCGCCAATCTCGATGCGACGCCGGGACGGGCGCTGAGCAATGCGCTGGGCGCGATCCTGTCGGACGGCGATCCCCGTTTCAGCCTGCAGGACGAAGACGCGTTTCTTGCGCGCGATTACGGGAAGCTGCGCGCGGATATCGGCGACCGGTTCGGTTCGGGCGCGATCGAGCTGGCGCTGGTGGGCGATTTCGATCCGGACGCGGCGATCGCAGCGGTTGCCGCCACGCTCGGCGCGCTGCCCGAACGCGAAGCCGAATTCCAGCGACGCGAAAAGGCCCGTCTCCGCAGCTTCACCGCGAACCGCGGCCTCACCACCCTGACCCACGGCGGCGAGGCCGATCAGGCGCTGGTGCGGCTGACCTGGCCGACCAACGACGACGACGACTTCGCCGAGGAGCTGAAACTCACGCTGCTGGCGCGGATCGTGCGGCTCGAGCTGACCGAGCGCCTGCGCGAAGAACTGGGGCAGGCCTATTCACCCTCAGCAGGGAGCAGCAGCAGCTCGGTCTATCCCGACTACGGGACTTTCCGGGTGCAGGCATCGGTCGATGTCACGCAGGTCGAGCCGACCCGCGCGGCGATCGTCGACCTGATCGAGGACCTGCGCACCAAGCCGATCGATCCCGACTTGATCGAGCGGGCGAGGAAGCCGATCCTCGAAAGCTACGACAACCTGCTGAAGGGCCTTGGCGGGTGGATGAGCCTGACCGGCCTTGCGCAGGAGAAACCACGGCGGATCGACCGCTATTTCGCCGCGCCCGACCTGCTCAAGAGCTTCACCCCCGAGGATGTGCAAGCGATGGCGGTGCAGTATCTCGATCCTGCGGCAGCGGTCGAAATCCACGTCCTGCCGGGTGAGAACGCCAAGCCTGCCGACGAGGATCCGAAATCGGAAGAGCCGGAAGACGAAATCGAAGAATAGCGCGCCGGATGGCGTGCGGAACAAGACAACAAGCAAACAAGGCTGGCGGGTCGCCTCCCGCCAGCCTCTTGATGCCACGCTGCCCGCCGGATGCCTGATCGGCAAGCCCCGCGGCAGAACCTTGGCTCAGTAATCGACCGAGAACGAAACGCCGATCACCCGCGGCTCGTTGACGAACGCCGTGTTGTTGTTGAAGTCGATTCCGCCGAGAATGTTGTCTTCATCGGTGATGTTGCGCGCGAACGCGGCGAGCTCCCACTGGCCGTCACCCCCCGAATATCCAATCCGCAGACCGCCTTCGATCCGGCTGCCGGCATTGTATTCGAGGCTTTCGTAGAGAAAGAAGTTGGTCTCGCCGAGGAACACCCAGTCGGTGAAGATGAAGAATTCGCCGCTGTTGCCGACCGGCAGACCGTACCGCGCGGTGAAATCGCCACTCCATTCGGGCGCGTTCGGGAACGGGTTGCCATCCACCAGCGCGAAACCGTTGGCATTGAACGGATCGGTCACGGTGCACTGTGCGCAGGTGCCGACCGCGAGCGTATTGTCCTTGATCTCGGTATCGTTGTAGGCAACGCCCAGCGTGACGAGGAAGTCCGGCGTGATCTGGAACGCGCTGTCGAGCTCGAAGCCCCATGCCTCGCCCTTGTTGGCGTTGATCAGCTGGACGAAGTTGCCACCGCCGCCGACCGCGGTGAACTGCGGATCGTCGACCGTGTAGTAGAACACCGCACCGTTGAGCCGCACGCGGCGATCGGCCAGCTCGCTCTTGAAGCCGATTTCGTAGGAATTGATCGTTTCCGACTGCGCGACCGATGGCGGCGCGAAGAACGCGACGTCGCGTCCCTGGATGGTTGGCCCACGGAACGCATTGGCGACCCTGGCGTAGACGCTGGTATCGTCCGACACGTCGGCGAACAGGCTGATGTCCCAGCTCAGCTGGTCGTCCTGCACGCTGACGGCCTGCCCCGGCCCGCCGATCACGACGAAGTCCTTCTCATCGTCGGTATAGCGCAGTCCTGCGGTCAGGCGCAGCGTGTCGGTCAGCTGGTAAGTGCCCTGTCCGAACGCCGCCCAGGCGACGTTCTTGTGATTGACCGTGGTCACGGGCGGGAAGGTGAAGCCTTCGGTCGTGACGTTGAAATTGCTGACGAAGATAAAGCCGCCGACCTGCCAGCTGAACGGACCGTCGGTGTTCGAGGCGAGGCGGGTTTCCTGAGTGAACTGCTCGAGGTCGATCGAGTCCTGCGTATCGGCCGGGAACGGAATGAAGCCTGGTCCCGAAACCGGCAGGAACGCCGCGCCGAAACCGCCGTCGATATCGCCCCGGCTCAACCCTTCGCTGGTGCTGTAATTGGTGATCGAGGTCAGCGTGGCGGCATCGAATTCGTGGCTGAAATTCAGCGTCGCGCCGAACTGCTGGTATTCCGCCGGGTTGCCGCCGCCGGCGTCGTAGAACACCACGTCGCGATCGTAATTGGCGTTGAGCTCGTTGCTGCCGGCGGTGAGCACGTTGGCGCGGAAGAAGGTTGAACTGCCGTCGAGATCGCGGAACTGGACCGAACCGAGGATGCGGGTGCGATCGTCGGGCGTGATCAGCAATTGCCCGCGAATGGCGAAATCGCTGAACCCGCCGAGCACGTCTTCCTCGCCGGTAAAGCCGTTGTCGATCCAGTCGCCGCGACGCTGGAACTGGGTCGCGACACGGAAGGCGACCGTATCTTCCACGATTCCGCCACCTACGGCACCGGCGAACGTGACCGTATCGAGCGATGCGAATGACAGGCTCGCCTGCACGTCGGTTTCGAAGCTCGGCTTTACCGTGTCGATCTTGACGATGCCCGCCGGGGTGTTGCGTCCGAACAGGGTGCCCTGCGGCCCGCGCAGCACCTCCACCCGCTCGATATCGAAGATCGGGAAGCTCTTGAGCGTGACGTTTTCGAGCACGACCTCGTCCATGATCACCGAAACCGGCTGCGACGCGGCGAGATCGAAGTCGGTGTTGCCGAGCCCACGGATATAGAACCGCGGAGCGACCCGGCCATTGGAGCTTTCGACATTGAGACCCGGCGCGGCTCCCGCAAGCACCGTGTTGTCGGCCCCGGCGCTGAACAGCGCGCCGACGCGCTGCTCGTTGAGGATCGCGGCGGAAACCGGCACGTCCTGCAGGTTTTCCTCGCGGCGGTTGGCGGTGACGATGATGGTCGGCAGCTCGCCAGCCTGGTCGGCGGTTTCGGTTTCGCCGTCCTGCGCGGCCGCAGGAGCGGCCAGGCCAAGCGCGGCTGCGGTAATGGCGGTCGAGCCGACAAGCGCGGCACGGATGGTGATGAGGCGATACGACATCGGAGAATTCCTCTTTCGAGTCGGAGGGTTGGATTGCGCCCTACCCGCTGGCAGAAATGCGCGCGTGTGGCGAGTTCGCTGGCGTCTACGGCGGGCAGAATCAGGCGACTCCCGCTCCGGATGTTGCAGAGAAACTACACTCATGGGCTGCGAACCGGCGGAGCGCGGCGGAGGCGGTCGACCGTGGGCAAGCCCGTCGCTGCAATTGCACCCTCGCCCGATCGCGCTATAGGCACGCGGGAACCCATCGCCGCGCAGGAAACACGCCCATGAAAGTCCGCATTCTCGTCCGTCTGAAGCCCGGCGTGCTCGATCCGCAGGGTCGCGCGGTGCACCACGCGCTCGAGGGACTCGGCTTCGACGGGGTCGAGGATGTCCGCGTCGGGCGGATGATCGAGCTCGACGTCGCCGAGGGCACCGGCGACGAAACGCTGCGCAAGATGTGCGAACAGCTGCTCGCCAACATGGTGATCGAGGATTACGCGATCGAACATCTCGACGGCGAAAAGGCGCCGGCCTGATGGCTTTCCCGTCGAACAGTTTCCGCGCCGGGGTCATCACCTTTCCCGGATCGAATTGCGATCGCGACATGGCGGTCGCGCTCGAAGCGGTGTCGGGCAAGCCCGCGATCCGGATCTGGCACGGCGATGCCGACCTCCCCGAGGGCCTCGATCTGATCGCCCTGCCCGGCGGCTTTTCCTATGGCGACTACCTGCGCTCGGGAGCGATGGCGGCGAAAAGCCCGATCCTGCGGGCGGTGGTCGCCGCAGCCGGGCGCGGCGTGCCGGTGCTCGGGGTGTGCAATGGCTTTCAGGTGCTGACCGAAAGCGGGTTGCTGCCCGGCGCGCTGATGCGCAACGCCAATCAGCGATTCATCTGCCGCACGGTGCCGCTCGATGTCGTCAACACCGGCTCGATCTTCACCCGCGGCTTCGCCGAAGGCCAGCGCATCCACATCCCGGTCGCACATCACGATGGCAATTACTTCGCCGACGACGCGACGCTCGACCGCATCGAAGGCGAAGGCCGGGTGGCATTCCGCTATGCCGAACCGTGCAACGGCTCGCGCCGCGACATCGCGGGCGTTCTCAACGCGGCGGGCAACGTGCTGGGCATGATGCCGCACCCCGAACGCGCGATCGAGCGCGCGGCGCATCCTTCGCTGGGGGAGCGGACGGACGCTTGCTGTTCGAAAACGTCGTGAGCGCGCTGGTCGACGCCTGACGGTCTAGGCGCGTTTCTGGTTGGACTCGGTAAACAGTCGCCGGGCGTCCTCGTCGGTCATGGGCCGCCCGAAATAGTAGCCCTGGATCTTGTCGCAGCCGAGACTGCGGATCAGTTCCGCCTCCTCGCTCGTTTCCACGCCTTCGGCGGTGGTTGTCATCCGCATCGCCTTGGCCATCGCCACCACCGCGTTGATGATCGCGAGACTTTCAGACGATTGCTGCGCCGCTCCCTGAACGAAGGTGCGGTCGACCTTGATGGTCGAAAAGCGCAGCTTGCGCAGGTAGCCGAGCGACGAATAGCCGGTGCCGAAGTCGTCCAGCGCAACCGAACAGCCCAACGCCATGATCCCTTCGAGCGCGCTGCTGGCGATGCTCGCATCCCGCAGAAAGATGCTTTCGGTGACTTCCACTTCGAGCCGATCCGGACGCAACCCGCTCTCGGCCAGCGCCTCGACGACGTCGGAGTTGAAATCGGGTTCGAGCAGCTGTTCAGGCGAAACGTTGACGTTGATCTTGATATGGTCGGGCCATTTGCGCGCTTCGAAACATGCCTTGCGCAGCACCCATTTGCCGATTGGCACGATCAGCCGGGTATCCTCGGCCAGCGGGATGAACTTGCCCGGACTGACGAAGCCGTGTTCCTCGCTGTTCCAGCGAACCAGCGCCTCAAAGCTGACGATGGCTTCGCTGCGCGCGTCGACCACCGGCTGATAATGCAGCACCATCTCTTCGCGGCTGAGTGCCTTGCGCAGCGAGACTTCGAGCTGGCGGCGCTCTTCGGCAGAAGCGTGCAGCACCGGTTCGAACTGGTAATGCTCGCCGCCGCCGACGTCCTTGGCCCGATACAGCGCGAGGTCGGCGTTGCGCATCAGTTCCTCGACCGTGCTGCCGTCGCGTGGGCCGATTGCCGAGCCGACGCTGGCCCCGACATACAGCGTGTGCTGATCGACCTGATATGGCTCGGTCAGCGTGTCGATAACGTCGAGCGCCACTTGCCGGACGGCGTCGGGGTTGCTGGCATCGCGGATCACGATCGCGAACTCGTCCCCGCCCAGCCGACCGCACAGCTGGTTTTCTCCCATCAACGCCTTGAGGCGCGCCGAAACCTGCGCCAGCAGCTTGTC
The Erythrobacter sp. JK5 DNA segment above includes these coding regions:
- the infA gene encoding translation initiation factor IF-1, which codes for MAKEELLEMRGRVVELLPNAMFRVELDNGHEVLGHTAGKMRKNRIRVLVGDEVQCELTPYDLTKARITYRFMPGRGGPPGS
- the purC gene encoding phosphoribosylaminoimidazolesuccinocarboxamide synthase, giving the protein MSRRRQIYEGKAKILYEGPEPGTLIQYFKDDATAFNAQKKGTINGKGVINNRISEHVFTRLAHIGIPTHFIRRLNMREQLVRQVEIIPIEVVVRNVAAGSISKRLGIEEGEPLPHTLIEYYYKDDALGDPLVAEEHIACFQWASHEEMHDISSMAIRINDFLCGMFAAIDIRLVDFKLEFGRLYDGDYSRVILADEISPDGCRLWDMTSGEKLDKDRFRRDLGGEEEAYREVARRLGLLQKEDSGPGEVLDLSSHRSRLRGGPPPKK
- a CDS encoding nucleoside triphosphate pyrophosphatase, with the translated sequence MSAPHLTLASASPRRRELLARLGIEPDAVEPADIDESPLKGERPRDYALRMGLEKAAAADARGFVLAGDTVVAAGRRILPKTESAEEARRCLELLSGRRHTVFSSVVLRAPDGTARSRLQESTVRFKSLSNEEIDAYLDGGEWRGKAGGYAIQGSAEGLVQWIKGSHSGIMGLPLYETRALLKAAGFALG
- the purS gene encoding phosphoribosylformylglycinamidine synthase subunit PurS; this encodes MKVRILVRLKPGVLDPQGRAVHHALEGLGFDGVEDVRVGRMIELDVAEGTGDETLRKMCEQLLANMVIEDYAIEHLDGEKAPA
- a CDS encoding DNA gyrase inhibitor YacG, yielding MTSPASKPCPICRRPRTEDFSPFCSQRCKDRDLARWFGDGYAVPGRPASPDEIASSDWGEQD
- a CDS encoding TonB-dependent receptor, with translation MSYRLITIRAALVGSTAITAAALGLAAPAAAQDGETETADQAGELPTIIVTANRREENLQDVPVSAAILNEQRVGALFSAGADNTVLAGAAPGLNVESSNGRVAPRFYIRGLGNTDFDLAASQPVSVIMDEVVLENVTLKSFPIFDIERVEVLRGPQGTLFGRNTPAGIVKIDTVKPSFETDVQASLSFASLDTVTFAGAVGGGIVEDTVAFRVATQFQRRGDWIDNGFTGEEDVLGGFSDFAIRGQLLITPDDRTRILGSVQFRDLDGSSTFFRANVLTAGSNELNANYDRDVVFYDAGGGNPAEYQQFGATLNFSHEFDAATLTSITNYSTSEGLSRGDIDGGFGAAFLPVSGPGFIPFPADTQDSIDLEQFTQETRLASNTDGPFSWQVGGFIFVSNFNVTTEGFTFPPVTTVNHKNVAWAAFGQGTYQLTDTLRLTAGLRYTDDEKDFVVIGGPGQAVSVQDDQLSWDISLFADVSDDTSVYARVANAFRGPTIQGRDVAFFAPPSVAQSETINSYEIGFKSELADRRVRLNGAVFYYTVDDPQFTAVGGGGNFVQLINANKGEAWGFELDSAFQITPDFLVTLGVAYNDTEIKDNTLAVGTCAQCTVTDPFNANGFALVDGNPFPNAPEWSGDFTARYGLPVGNSGEFFIFTDWVFLGETNFFLYESLEYNAGSRIEGGLRIGYSGGDGQWELAAFARNITDEDNILGGIDFNNNTAFVNEPRVIGVSFSVDY
- a CDS encoding pitrilysin family protein, with product MKSTARAFAAGLLLALPHLAFGTPLAAQETADTVAADAPAEPVWPFEVSDVEVDRGYVFGRLDNGMRYILRENATPEGTALVRMRIDSGSLDETESERGLSHYLEHMAFNGSSGIPEGEMIKLLEREGLAFGADTNASTGFDAITYKLNLPRNDEALLDTALMLMRETASELTIAEDAVERERGVILAERRDRRNFAQRAREDSFAFTSPDARYPDRLPIGTLDVLESAGAAELRALYRRTYTPANTVLVVVGDFPTALVEAKIRERFGDWQGGPAPADPVTGPIDIDRQGLTDIYLDPALSENVSISRFSPWRDEPDTLANRDVQALRGIGYAIVNRRLARLARGEDAPFRGASYGTGDVFEDARVTGISISTPDGEWMKGMLAAVREVNEALTHGFTQAEIDEQLANYRTALENAVKAADTRANAAYVGEALSLVANERIPTDPAFRLANFERLAGLVTPESVHRALRDHAAPLGNPLIRFQGRTAPEGGEEALRAAFDEAMALPIAAPVDNGPLEFAYSDFGVPGEIVSDTVNERLGIRMLRFANGVRLNLKPTEIREDRISWRMSIDGGTLLNTSEDPLKTAMVGALGNGGLGRHSVDELQTVLAGRSVGVRVGSSAEFFTFSGTTTPRDLDLQMQLLTASLTDPGYRREGEERYRRNIANFFANLDATPGRALSNALGAILSDGDPRFSLQDEDAFLARDYGKLRADIGDRFGSGAIELALVGDFDPDAAIAAVAATLGALPEREAEFQRREKARLRSFTANRGLTTLTHGGEADQALVRLTWPTNDDDDFAEELKLTLLARIVRLELTERLREELGQAYSPSAGSSSSSVYPDYGTFRVQASVDVTQVEPTRAAIVDLIEDLRTKPIDPDLIERARKPILESYDNLLKGLGGWMSLTGLAQEKPRRIDRYFAAPDLLKSFTPEDVQAMAVQYLDPAAAVEIHVLPGENAKPADEDPKSEEPEDEIEE
- a CDS encoding ribonuclease, with translation MAEWLIEEGIGERRALLAEGDRVLAAKLCWPGELLAGTRHAARLISKPTGARRGIAALENGMEVLVDHLPADLTEGSAFELRVSRAVIAERGRFKQAQGRYVPAAEAKPSPDAVPFAPGATAKQFPAGWWEEIWHAASSGTMAFAGGEILCSVTPAMTVIDIDGDLPPRELAISAMPAVGQALRQFGIGGNIGIDFPTIQSRSERQTVDKALAEELRGWPHERTAMNGFGFVQLVAQLDGPSLLHRFASSRTGMCARHALRVAERAEGTGPILLLTVHPALKSRLKPEWLDELARRTGRQVRIETDPGLALEAPSAQILSA